The proteins below come from a single Mangifera indica cultivar Alphonso chromosome 16, CATAS_Mindica_2.1, whole genome shotgun sequence genomic window:
- the LOC123199435 gene encoding L10-interacting MYB domain-containing protein-like: MASRLSLSKRQLSQQHQSRARWTTFLTKVLTDLMVDQVHKGNRKNNSFNRKAWRFICDEFYKKTGLKWDKEQLKNRYSVLRRQYGLVKSLLDHSDFVWDDSTGTIIATDEAWDKYGQGHVDIENIKLNGCPLYRQLSLIFSESVTTNGKNVPSAELDGALSSESEDEMADDQEIPSAMPSSNSTTIRNKGRKGINDAIARAILEMAAASKMRTAAVNYSSSRYSIASCIKELDQMQIVEEQVYLAALDLFHNRNARETFLSLKGDKRLIWLRRKCIGQWQSSA, from the exons ATGGCGAGCCGGCTCTCCCTGTCAAAGAGGCAATTGTCACAGCAGCATCAGTCAAGGGCTAGGTGGACTACATTCTTAACAAAGGTTCTTACGGACTTGATGGTTGATCAAGTTCATAAAGGGAATAGAAAAAACAATTCTTTCAACAGGAAAGCTTGGAGATTTATATGTGATGAATTCTATAAAAAAACTGGTCTCAAGTGGGATAAGGAGCAACTCAAGAATAGATATTCTGTTTTGAGAAGACAGTATGGCCTTGTGAAGTCTCTTCTTGATCACAGTGACTTCGTTTGGGATGACTCCACTGGGACTATTATAGCTACTGATGAAGCCTGGGATAAATATGGCCAG GGACATGTTGATATAGAGAACATAAAACTGAATGGATGCCCTCTCTATAGACAATTAAGTTTAATATTCTCTGAGTCAGTGACTACCAATGGGAAAAATGTCCCGTCAGCTGAACTTGACGGAGCGCTTTCTTCAGAATCTGAGGATGAAATGGCAGATGATCAAGAAATCCCATCTGCTATGCCTAGTTCTAATTCAACTACAATACGAAATAAAGGTCGAAAGGGTATCAATGATGCTATTGCAAGAGCTATATTAGAAATGGCAGCAGCTTCAAAGATGAGAACAGCTGCTGTAAACTACTCTAGTAGCAGATACTCTATTGCTAGTTGTATCAAAGAATTGGACCAAATGCAGATAGTTGAAGAACAAGTCTATCTGGCAGCTCTAGATCTGTTCCACAACCGTAATGCAAGAGAAACATTCTTGTCTCTCAAAGGCGATAAAAGATTGATTTGGTTACGCAGAAAATGTATTGGGCAATGGCAATCCAGTGCCTGA